Proteins from a single region of Pseudomonas sp. 10S4:
- a CDS encoding enoyl-CoA hydratase/isomerase family protein translates to MSEEVLLYEIVGPVARLTLNRPRAMNALNLATLAELERCLNDIALNDELRVVILTGNGPAFCAGADLKEVLAGSSLPAGEADFLDRANKVFGQLRNFPKPVIAALNGVTMAGGLELAMCADIVVAAQTATLADAHANFGVYPGAGGAAVLPRLIPLNMAMYLLLTGKSLSATEMKVYGLVCEVHADAELADAALALANQIAKKSPIALRRMKEVARTSADKSRDDALLHEQVMLRQHLRTADFQEGLQAFGEKRAPNFKGR, encoded by the coding sequence ATGCGTTGAACCTGGCGACACTCGCCGAGCTCGAACGTTGCCTGAACGACATTGCCCTCAATGACGAACTGCGGGTGGTGATCCTCACCGGCAACGGGCCGGCCTTTTGCGCCGGTGCTGACTTGAAGGAAGTGTTGGCCGGTTCAAGCCTGCCGGCCGGCGAAGCGGACTTTCTCGACCGCGCCAACAAGGTCTTCGGCCAGTTGCGCAACTTCCCCAAACCGGTGATCGCCGCCCTCAACGGCGTGACCATGGCCGGCGGCCTCGAACTGGCCATGTGCGCCGACATCGTAGTGGCTGCGCAAACCGCCACCCTCGCTGACGCCCACGCCAACTTCGGGGTGTATCCGGGTGCCGGCGGCGCGGCGGTATTGCCACGGCTGATCCCGTTGAACATGGCGATGTACTTGCTGCTGACCGGCAAATCCCTGTCGGCCACCGAGATGAAAGTCTATGGCCTGGTGTGTGAAGTCCACGCCGATGCCGAACTCGCCGACGCCGCCCTGGCGCTGGCCAATCAGATCGCGAAAAAGAGCCCGATTGCCCTGCGCCGCATGAAAGAAGTCGCTCGCACCTCGGCGGACAAATCCCGCGACGACGCCTTGCTGCATGAGCAAGTGATGTTGCGCCAGCACCTGCGCACCGCCGATTTCCAGGAAGGCTTGCAGGCCTTTGGCGAAAAACGCGCACCGAACTTCAAGGGCCGCTAG